Proteins found in one bacterium genomic segment:
- a CDS encoding DUF1343 domain-containing protein: MQNLTAEGTLPLNMRNDWSKLRNGFLAIAVGLLLIAGSARAEDEASDGPSRMAQQVTKPEAQALIPLTEPILDELDPDRRFSLGVDRLIRDEFVQLDHKHILVATSRLALDSEGKNLLETLLEARKPIVQRVLIFDDELPQPARSRKLDRVLARHPDVRIFQRTARNFRPTKGMLEGIDRIVIDIPMRGARFYPEVAFMGAVLEEAGLEDIPVLFLDRPLPMSGLLMEGPVGDPKLYDTANCFLPAVPLPGLTGGELADLFNTYYGLEAELEIVEMKNWRRTAGYGPLLEAYARLDIHPEEELSEWPVYAPASTEVAAWQAGAALGPEKYVAGVREENPALLVSPIGYEAEDFARQFNSFGITKHHAEATTTTLSNGRVGDVVAISSDDLPEPVMTSVVIWHLAAQKDAKILPPEGEAGLYGTTFVFDSLRQGRDPREIQRLWKIHQPYREFEARRNDLLRYTR; the protein is encoded by the coding sequence GTGCAAAATCTGACTGCGGAAGGAACTCTGCCGCTGAACATGCGAAACGACTGGTCGAAGCTGAGAAACGGATTCCTCGCCATTGCGGTCGGTTTGCTGCTGATCGCGGGATCGGCGCGCGCCGAGGATGAGGCGAGCGACGGCCCCTCACGCATGGCGCAGCAGGTTACGAAGCCGGAAGCACAGGCTCTGATTCCGCTGACCGAACCGATTTTGGACGAGTTGGATCCCGATCGCCGGTTCTCACTGGGAGTCGATCGCCTGATTCGCGATGAGTTTGTCCAACTCGATCACAAGCACATTCTGGTGGCGACAAGCCGTCTGGCACTGGACAGCGAAGGCAAGAACCTGCTGGAGACGCTGCTGGAGGCCAGGAAGCCGATCGTACAGCGCGTACTGATTTTCGATGATGAACTTCCTCAGCCCGCCCGCAGCCGGAAGCTGGATCGCGTGCTCGCCCGGCACCCGGATGTGCGGATTTTTCAACGCACCGCGCGCAATTTCCGTCCAACCAAGGGTATGCTGGAAGGCATCGATCGGATTGTGATCGACATTCCGATGCGCGGCGCCCGGTTCTATCCCGAAGTCGCTTTCATGGGCGCCGTGCTCGAAGAAGCCGGCCTGGAAGATATCCCCGTCCTTTTCCTCGATCGCCCTCTGCCAATGAGTGGACTTCTGATGGAAGGTCCCGTTGGCGATCCGAAACTGTACGATACGGCGAACTGCTTCCTGCCGGCCGTTCCGCTGCCTGGGCTAACCGGCGGTGAACTAGCAGACCTATTCAACACCTACTACGGGCTTGAAGCCGAGCTGGAAATCGTCGAGATGAAGAACTGGCGCCGGACCGCGGGCTACGGACCGCTGCTCGAAGCCTACGCCCGGTTGGACATTCATCCCGAAGAGGAACTGAGCGAGTGGCCGGTCTACGCACCCGCATCGACGGAAGTTGCGGCGTGGCAGGCCGGAGCCGCCCTGGGTCCCGAGAAATATGTAGCAGGAGTCCGGGAAGAAAACCCCGCACTGCTGGTTTCGCCCATCGGTTACGAGGCAGAGGATTTTGCCCGACAGTTCAATTCGTTTGGCATAACGAAGCACCATGCGGAAGCCACGACGACAACTCTCTCGAACGGCAGAGTCGGCGATGTGGTGGCCATTTCCAGCGACGACCTACCCGAGCCGGTAATGACCAGTGTCGTCATCTGGCACCTGGCCGCCCAGAAAGATGCGAAGATTCTGCCCCCGGAAGGTGAAGCTGGCCTTTACGGGACGACGTTTGTGTTCGATTCTCTGCGACAGGGCCGTGATCCGCGCGAGATTCAGCGGCTTTGGAAGATTCACCAACCTTATCGGGAGTTCGAAGCTCGACGCAACGACCTGCTTCGATACACACGATGA
- a CDS encoding tetratricopeptide repeat protein — protein MSEPAAPAGKSLATDIKRMAPVWAVVFLAAAGSLLAIRYQGTSYLQKGLYESSDSCQVAEIHYEAGMKLWSQLNRQAAENQLERMGGSSLGYLADSQIVSDAQERFWKALELCPTIHGANDALADLAWWSGDEALAHYRLGLAHAERNELDQAQVELRTALEIADDKSRPAVALAEISALLSDWDAVKDAMAAAGDAVRKTPSGLLAIAQMAFNDGDSEAGVEALKSALDLDPGNPEAIRLVISHFESIEQPEAGADLAASYLAKAKAPTATSYHLVGLDYMYVQQWDKALAALDKALEIAPGAVVLHYDRAVILFNLGRYDAARAAAETAMNQDYRQYQALVSQNRLDPTKGP, from the coding sequence TTGAGCGAGCCCGCAGCACCCGCCGGCAAGTCGCTGGCAACTGATATCAAACGTATGGCCCCCGTGTGGGCAGTCGTCTTTCTGGCCGCGGCCGGATCGCTTCTGGCGATTCGCTACCAGGGAACATCCTATCTTCAGAAGGGACTCTACGAGTCCTCAGATTCCTGCCAGGTGGCCGAGATCCACTACGAGGCGGGTATGAAACTCTGGAGCCAATTGAACCGTCAGGCTGCGGAGAATCAACTTGAACGCATGGGTGGCAGCTCGCTCGGCTATCTTGCGGATAGCCAGATCGTCTCAGATGCCCAGGAACGCTTCTGGAAGGCCCTGGAATTGTGCCCGACGATCCATGGGGCGAATGACGCCCTGGCGGATCTGGCCTGGTGGTCGGGTGACGAGGCTCTCGCCCACTATCGGCTCGGCCTTGCGCACGCAGAGCGCAATGAACTCGATCAGGCGCAGGTGGAACTGCGGACGGCGCTTGAGATCGCTGACGACAAGTCCCGGCCCGCCGTGGCTCTCGCGGAGATTTCTGCCCTCCTGTCCGATTGGGATGCCGTCAAGGATGCAATGGCTGCGGCCGGCGATGCAGTGCGCAAGACGCCGAGTGGTCTGCTCGCGATCGCGCAGATGGCCTTCAACGATGGAGACAGCGAGGCGGGCGTCGAGGCGCTGAAGTCCGCTCTGGATCTCGATCCTGGCAATCCCGAAGCGATTCGACTTGTGATCAGCCACTTCGAGAGCATTGAGCAGCCCGAAGCAGGTGCCGACCTGGCAGCGAGCTATCTGGCGAAGGCCAAGGCCCCCACTGCGACCAGCTATCACCTCGTAGGCCTCGATTACATGTATGTCCAGCAGTGGGACAAAGCGTTAGCAGCGCTGGATAAGGCGCTGGAGATCGCCCCGGGTGCCGTCGTCCTGCACTATGATCGTGCCGTCATTCTGTTCAATCTGGGAAGGTACGATGCTGCCCGTGCCGCTGCGGAAACCGCGATGAATCAGGACTATCGCCAGTATCAGGCATTGGTCAGCCAGAATCGGCTGGATCCAACGAAGGGACCCTGA
- a CDS encoding O-antigen ligase family protein, whose product MSSAFFSAFRDEPRSSALPFWWLAVLVAGLPLFVWPSAQDAFVLPKVGAFGAGTWILFGLILLAACLGRSLRILLHPVNGLLVLFLGWQLLSVLWAEAPAMAWDQVRSTGLLVLFALLAQSTLADDRRKIIALGWLLIVSSTAIAIWALILDFSSVFAPNLIPVRQTLNDWRDFVSAASLGNSGHVADFIVAGFLVTLGFALIARSKKALWLLAPCLWIQSAALIVAWSVHSNLSLIIAAGLLVFLMRDRWDLAWWRRRVPRLGVLMAGWIVVTLFFVVGNPANPHRSSEGGGIVAQAFDSSRWHEGGSTRLAIWATTLAIIQDNAWLGTGAGTFTWVYPATEAPLLEGHPELEIYAGTWTNAAHNTLLQTWSETGCIGAFLLISLIGTAFYAMNRRRQSEAHGNAALLSIAMAMLAAWCVQSMMNFPLELPLSSMLLVLLISIPAILPQRGEDADLLLPVSRQYPGIRLGIILKNMQIPTELQLAPTPPRAAAPIVGLVLAVAMLFPAWKSTAELRASVRYRPVYEQNRQLRGGSLTAPEAAGLVSGCRAALAIDPTYTDCRSALSDLLVRSQQYSAALAELELVQKRLNAIEVHLREAICLDALGRPDEALPAWNQVFTRQPQLSASFPGPFRRWASWIEAQQGTP is encoded by the coding sequence ATGAGTTCGGCGTTTTTCAGTGCATTCCGCGATGAGCCTCGCTCTTCGGCACTGCCATTCTGGTGGTTGGCAGTGCTGGTTGCGGGGCTTCCTCTTTTTGTGTGGCCGTCGGCACAGGATGCCTTCGTGCTCCCGAAGGTCGGGGCCTTCGGCGCGGGCACGTGGATTCTCTTCGGGCTAATTCTGCTGGCGGCCTGCCTCGGTCGTTCGCTGCGAATCCTCCTGCATCCTGTCAATGGACTGCTGGTTCTCTTCCTGGGATGGCAGTTGCTGAGCGTTCTGTGGGCCGAAGCTCCGGCGATGGCTTGGGATCAGGTGCGATCGACGGGATTACTCGTTCTATTCGCGCTGCTGGCCCAAAGCACGCTCGCAGATGATCGGCGGAAGATCATCGCGCTCGGGTGGTTGTTGATCGTGTCCTCCACGGCCATAGCGATCTGGGCTCTGATCCTGGATTTCTCGTCTGTCTTTGCTCCGAACCTGATTCCTGTTCGCCAAACGCTGAACGATTGGCGCGACTTCGTTTCTGCAGCAAGTTTGGGGAACAGCGGTCACGTGGCGGACTTCATCGTCGCCGGCTTTCTGGTCACGTTGGGTTTCGCACTGATTGCCCGCAGCAAGAAGGCGCTTTGGCTGTTGGCGCCGTGCCTTTGGATTCAATCTGCTGCACTCATTGTGGCGTGGTCGGTGCATTCTAACCTGAGCCTTATCATCGCAGCTGGCTTGCTGGTTTTCCTGATGCGCGACCGCTGGGATCTGGCGTGGTGGCGGAGGCGCGTGCCGCGCCTCGGCGTACTGATGGCCGGCTGGATTGTGGTCACGCTCTTCTTTGTGGTTGGGAATCCGGCGAATCCGCATCGTTCGAGTGAAGGCGGCGGCATTGTCGCCCAGGCCTTCGACTCCTCGCGCTGGCACGAAGGCGGTTCGACACGATTAGCGATCTGGGCAACCACGCTGGCAATCATCCAGGACAACGCGTGGCTGGGGACCGGCGCGGGCACCTTCACGTGGGTCTACCCCGCCACCGAGGCGCCTCTACTTGAAGGCCACCCGGAATTGGAAATCTACGCCGGCACGTGGACAAACGCCGCGCACAATACGCTGCTGCAGACGTGGAGCGAAACCGGCTGCATTGGAGCGTTCCTGCTGATTTCTCTGATCGGAACGGCTTTCTACGCGATGAATCGTCGCCGCCAATCGGAAGCCCACGGAAATGCCGCCCTGCTCTCGATCGCGATGGCGATGCTGGCCGCGTGGTGCGTGCAGTCCATGATGAATTTCCCGCTGGAACTGCCACTCTCTTCGATGCTGCTGGTGCTGCTGATTTCGATTCCAGCCATTCTTCCGCAGCGTGGGGAGGATGCCGACTTGTTGCTGCCGGTCTCTCGCCAGTACCCAGGCATTCGTCTCGGAATCATCCTGAAGAACATGCAGATCCCGACGGAACTGCAGTTGGCACCGACCCCGCCTCGAGCGGCTGCGCCGATCGTTGGCCTTGTCCTGGCGGTCGCGATGCTCTTCCCCGCCTGGAAGTCCACTGCCGAGCTTCGCGCCAGCGTCCGCTATCGACCGGTCTACGAACAGAATCGGCAGCTCCGCGGGGGCTCGCTGACGGCCCCCGAGGCGGCCGGACTGGTCTCCGGCTGTCGCGCAGCTCTGGCCATCGATCCAACGTACACGGATTGCCGCTCGGCGCTGTCCGATTTGCTGGTGCGCAGCCAGCAGTACAGCGCGGCCCTGGCCGAACTGGAGCTGGTGCAGAAACGCCTGAACGCCATCGAGGTCCATTTGCGAGAGGCAATTTGCCTCGATGCACTCGGGCGGCCGGACGAGGCACTCCCGGCATGGAACCAGGTCTTCACCCGCCAGCCCCAACTCTCGGCGAGCTTCCCGGGTCCATTTAGACGGTGGGCATCGTGGATCGAGGCACAGCAAGGCACTCCCTGA
- a CDS encoding carboxypeptidase regulatory-like domain-containing protein, with protein MNRFFCLLSVLCLALVGSACKQEAPPTPPPERIIEYHLQPTAAVEGTIDVPDGVEPFGIMVFAEGTSNMSFTDAKGEFLITDLDPGDYVLRAMRHDLQSLMVAEISIRDADLEKDQPFLTLKGVEMKPRELEGKSGAAPEFAALGNLRGLVLTTNPTDSKGVLVEITGTDMRTVTDASGSFVFYNLPSGDYGLNVSRSGYETKTARVHVFPGLDNPAGEIRLDVVDIAAGQGRTIFGRVEMFDAQENPVAEFDAVTVYLEGTEFQARPDAAGQYQFGGIPAGRYVVTASAPGYAIAQRYEVDLTEIEAVEVNPILRPTEDQVTDIGSVVGRVILEESPTGGNGGVAVSLAGTSSIAITDQQGTFRLLDIPEGMYDLVATMTGYETAYIEGIEVVAAQETQVGTIEMKLERLAPEVVGTLPEPGALDVPIEQPTEVIIQFNMKMNQRSLVDAINVSPDVDYRVATAGRHARASEDRVVVLLSGYSREGKVLRFDTKYTVEVGTAVTSIDGVPMKEPYSFSFTTGSARVIATRPDDGAEGAYVSPTEPILIHFNAPISVSKFNADDIRIRPDIGTVPSFEVQHDSRTGWGTLQIVGRFEWETEYTVRIGKGIETITGDRIENLPYTFKFTTREVTENFPYNSDDVDTIERQRKERDRH; from the coding sequence ATGAACCGTTTCTTCTGTCTTCTCTCCGTTCTGTGCCTGGCCCTGGTGGGTTCGGCCTGTAAGCAGGAGGCGCCTCCGACGCCACCGCCAGAGCGCATTATTGAATATCACCTGCAGCCCACAGCGGCCGTCGAAGGTACTATTGATGTGCCGGACGGCGTGGAGCCTTTCGGCATCATGGTATTTGCCGAAGGAACCTCGAACATGAGTTTCACGGACGCCAAGGGTGAGTTCCTGATCACGGATCTCGATCCGGGTGACTATGTGCTTCGTGCAATGCGCCACGACCTGCAGTCGCTGATGGTTGCTGAAATATCGATTCGAGATGCAGATCTGGAAAAGGATCAGCCGTTCCTGACTCTCAAGGGCGTCGAAATGAAGCCCCGCGAACTCGAGGGCAAGAGCGGCGCGGCGCCGGAGTTCGCGGCGCTTGGGAATCTGCGCGGGCTCGTACTCACAACGAACCCCACGGATTCAAAGGGGGTTCTGGTGGAAATCACCGGGACCGATATGCGGACGGTGACCGACGCCAGTGGATCGTTTGTTTTCTACAATCTTCCGAGCGGCGATTATGGTCTTAACGTATCGCGCAGCGGCTACGAGACGAAGACGGCGCGCGTTCATGTGTTCCCAGGATTGGATAATCCAGCCGGCGAGATTCGCCTGGATGTGGTGGATATTGCTGCCGGCCAGGGGCGAACGATCTTCGGGCGCGTCGAGATGTTCGATGCGCAGGAGAATCCGGTCGCCGAGTTCGACGCCGTGACGGTTTACCTGGAAGGAACCGAGTTCCAGGCGCGCCCCGACGCCGCTGGCCAGTACCAGTTCGGTGGAATTCCCGCAGGACGATACGTTGTCACAGCCTCAGCCCCCGGCTATGCGATCGCCCAGCGCTACGAGGTCGATCTGACCGAGATCGAAGCCGTAGAAGTGAACCCGATCCTGCGCCCGACGGAGGACCAGGTCACGGATATCGGCTCGGTCGTCGGACGCGTCATCCTCGAGGAATCCCCCACCGGCGGTAACGGTGGCGTTGCCGTATCGCTGGCGGGAACCAGTTCGATCGCGATCACGGATCAGCAGGGCACGTTCCGGCTGCTCGATATTCCGGAAGGGATGTACGATCTCGTGGCTACAATGACCGGCTATGAGACCGCCTACATCGAAGGGATCGAGGTGGTGGCGGCTCAGGAAACGCAGGTCGGCACGATCGAGATGAAGCTGGAGCGCCTCGCGCCGGAAGTCGTCGGCACGTTGCCGGAGCCGGGAGCGTTGGATGTCCCGATCGAGCAGCCGACAGAAGTCATTATCCAATTCAACATGAAGATGAATCAACGGTCGCTGGTGGACGCCATCAACGTCTCGCCGGATGTGGATTATCGCGTCGCGACGGCGGGACGCCACGCGCGCGCAAGCGAAGATCGCGTCGTCGTGCTGCTGTCCGGCTATTCGAGGGAAGGCAAAGTGCTGCGCTTCGATACGAAGTACACTGTCGAGGTTGGGACTGCAGTGACGAGCATCGACGGCGTTCCCATGAAGGAGCCGTACAGTTTTTCGTTCACCACGGGATCCGCCCGAGTGATCGCAACCCGGCCCGACGACGGTGCGGAAGGCGCCTACGTCTCCCCCACCGAGCCGATTCTGATTCACTTCAACGCGCCGATCAGTGTTTCAAAGTTCAACGCAGATGACATCCGCATCCGTCCAGATATTGGAACGGTTCCGAGCTTTGAGGTGCAACATGACTCGCGGACGGGCTGGGGCACGCTGCAAATCGTGGGGCGATTCGAATGGGAAACCGAGTATACGGTGCGAATCGGCAAGGGCATCGAGACCATCACCGGCGATCGGATCGAGAATCTTCCGTACACATTCAAGTTCACCACGCGTGAGGTGACCGAGAATTTCCCGTACAACTCGGATGACGTCGACACGATCGAGCGCCAGCGCAAAGAACGCGATCGGCATTAG
- a CDS encoding GDP-mannose 4,6-dehydratase has protein sequence MRILVTGMGGFVASHLVRELASHGHEVWGTGLAPESHDLLAGGEIMAADLRHPDAVRRVMEKAHPEAVIHLAGQSSPAKSWKIPQTTFEVNVLATMEVVRWATEFSDNPLITYISSAEVYGIPDPEELPLRETSPLRPETPYAVSKIAAEEITKLYARRYGARWLILRSFSHTGPHQSTDFVVPAFARQVALYEEGKADSLQHGDLRAFRDFSDVRDVARAYRLAVENQLCEQTFNVCSGESVRIQRLLDILLSLSEREVPCRRDAARVRAEKVTEVRGDSTALRDAVGWEPRISLEQMVKDVLEEQRELVGHLADKIG, from the coding sequence GTGAGAATCCTAGTAACAGGGATGGGGGGATTCGTTGCCTCGCACTTGGTGCGAGAGTTGGCATCGCATGGCCATGAGGTTTGGGGCACGGGCCTGGCACCTGAGAGTCATGATCTTCTGGCCGGCGGCGAAATCATGGCCGCCGATCTGCGCCATCCGGACGCCGTTCGCCGGGTGATGGAGAAGGCCCATCCCGAAGCGGTGATTCACCTGGCAGGGCAGAGCAGCCCTGCAAAGAGCTGGAAGATTCCGCAGACAACGTTCGAAGTAAACGTTCTGGCAACGATGGAAGTGGTCCGTTGGGCGACCGAGTTCAGTGACAATCCGCTCATCACCTACATCAGTTCCGCCGAGGTCTATGGGATTCCCGATCCGGAGGAACTTCCGCTGCGCGAGACGAGTCCGCTTCGTCCTGAAACCCCCTACGCAGTCAGCAAGATCGCTGCGGAAGAAATCACGAAGCTGTATGCCCGCCGTTATGGCGCGCGCTGGTTGATCCTGCGTTCCTTCAGCCACACTGGCCCGCATCAATCGACGGACTTTGTGGTGCCCGCGTTTGCCCGCCAGGTGGCGCTCTACGAAGAGGGCAAGGCCGACAGTCTGCAGCACGGCGACTTGCGCGCTTTCCGCGATTTCTCCGATGTTCGCGATGTGGCGCGCGCTTATCGGCTGGCGGTCGAGAACCAGTTGTGCGAGCAGACATTCAATGTGTGTTCCGGCGAGAGCGTTCGAATTCAGCGTCTGTTGGACATTCTGCTCAGCCTGAGTGAACGCGAAGTTCCATGCCGACGGGATGCCGCCCGCGTTCGCGCGGAAAAAGTCACGGAAGTTCGAGGCGACAGCACCGCACTCCGCGACGCAGTTGGGTGGGAACCTCGAATCTCGCTCGAGCAGATGGTCAAAGACGTTCTGGAGGAACAGAGGGAGTTGGTCGGACACCTTGCCGACAAGATCGGATGA